The DNA window CCGCGCCGGCGCGATAGGCGTGTTCGGCGATCTTGCGCACCAGCGGCAGCGCCACGGTCGGCGCCGTCAGCAGCAGATCCTGTCCCGGCTTGAGCTGCAACCCGACCTTGATCGCGACCTCGGCCAGACGGTCGAGTTTGACGGGATCAATCGGTGCCGAAATGCTGCGTTCGTGTATGGTCATGGAAGTCCGGCCTGAGGTTGGTGGGATAGACGGTTATAAAGTGATTGTTGCAGGACAGATCAAGGTCGCCAAACCGCGGGGCGCGATAGCTATCTAAATCCTGGTTGTGCCCGTCAAGGCGCGATCGGTACGTGCGCAAGACCGAGCAGCGCCGGCGACTCCTCCAAAATGAGATGGGTCGGAATTTTGGCGAGCAGACTGCTGAAGCGGCCCTTGCTCTCGAACCGTTGGCGAAATGCCGAGGCCGCGAGCGCCTGCTTGAACCGCAGCAAGATGCCGCCCGCAATATAGATGCCGCCGGTCGCACCAACCGTCAGCGCGAGGTCGCCGGCGACGGCGCCCAGCATTGCGCAGAAATGCCCGAATGCTCGCGCGCAAGTCGCGTCGCGCCCGCCGATGGCGCGATCGGTGACGTCAGCCGGCGTCAGCGCCTCCGGCACCCTGCCATCGATCGTGCAGAGCGCCTGATAGATATTGACGAGACCGGCGCCGGACAGCGCGCGTTCGGCCGACACGTGGTCCCAGCGCGTGCGCATGACCCGAACGATCTCGTCCTCTTCCGGGGTCGACGCCGGCAAGGTCACGTGGCCGCCCTCGCCCGCGACCAGAACCCATTCACGCCCGTTGGGGATCAACGCGCTCATGCCGAGGCCGGTGCCTGGCCCGATGATCCCGATCGGGCCGGCAGCTTGCGGGCACGCGGGTCCGACCAGAAAGCGGTCGCCCTCGGGCAGATGCGGCACCGCCATCGCGGTGGCGGCGAAATCGTTGACGACCGCCAGCGACTTCAGCCCCAGGCTCTTCTTGAGTTCCGCGACCGAAAACGACCAGGCAAGATTGGTCAGGGCTACCCGATCGCCCAAAACCGGTCCGGCGACGGCGATCGCGCCTTCCGACACTGGCCGCGACGCCGGCGGCAATCCCTTGAGGTATTCAGCCAGCGCATCGTGCAGCGATCCGAACTTGCGCACCTCGACGTGCAGGAGGTCGCGATACCTGCCGCTTTCGGCAACAGCAAAACGCGCATTGGTGCCGCCGATGTCTCCGATAACCCGCAGACTGCTCACTCGACCTCTCCGTGGCGCCCTGACGTTCCCTGCCGTGCGCGCGTCTATCACGGAAAGGCCGCCACCAAAATCGGCTGTGCAACCGGGTTCCATCACGAATTTTGACGGGGCTGCCATCCCTGAAAGGGGGTTGTGCAGCGCAACATGGCCGATACAAGGGCGTCCTCCATGAGGTGCTAAGTGACTGACATCAATGCCGACGCCGGGGTTTCGTCGAACCACCGCCCGATGGGCTTTCCCGAATTCGTTATCGTTATCGCCTCGATCATGGCCCTCAATCCGCTGGCGACGGACATGATGCTTCCGGCGCTGCCAAAGATCGCCTCGACATTCCACATCGTCACCGCCAACCGGCCGCAGGCGGTGCTGTCGACGTTCCTGATCGGCTTCGGCGTCGGCCAGTTCGTCATGGGACCGCTGTCCGATCGCTTCGGCCGCCGCCCGGTTCTGGTCGACGGCATGGCGCTGTATTGCATCGCCAGCATGCTCGTGGTTACGGCGCAGTCGTTCGAGACCCTGCTGCTGGCGCGGGCGCTGCAGGGCCTCGGCACCTCGGCCACCCGCGTGATTGCCACCTCGATCGTTCGCGACTGCTATGCAGGCCGCCGCATGGCCAGCGTGATGTCGCTGGCGATGATGGTCTTCATCAGCGTCCCCATCATCGCGCCGTCGTTCGGTCAGGCGGTGATGCTGCTGACGCAATGGCGCGGCATCTTCATCGTGCTGATGCTGTATGGGGTGCTCGCGCTGCTCTGGAGCGCGCTGCGGATGCCGGAGACCCTGCCGATATCGAAGCGCAAGTCGCTCGCCATTCGCGACGTGC is part of the Bradyrhizobium erythrophlei genome and encodes:
- the glk gene encoding glucokinase, producing MSSLRVIGDIGGTNARFAVAESGRYRDLLHVEVRKFGSLHDALAEYLKGLPPASRPVSEGAIAVAGPVLGDRVALTNLAWSFSVAELKKSLGLKSLAVVNDFAATAMAVPHLPEGDRFLVGPACPQAAGPIGIIGPGTGLGMSALIPNGREWVLVAGEGGHVTLPASTPEEDEIVRVMRTRWDHVSAERALSGAGLVNIYQALCTIDGRVPEALTPADVTDRAIGGRDATCARAFGHFCAMLGAVAGDLALTVGATGGIYIAGGILLRFKQALAASAFRQRFESKGRFSSLLAKIPTHLILEESPALLGLAHVPIAP
- a CDS encoding multidrug effflux MFS transporter, giving the protein MTDINADAGVSSNHRPMGFPEFVIVIASIMALNPLATDMMLPALPKIASTFHIVTANRPQAVLSTFLIGFGVGQFVMGPLSDRFGRRPVLVDGMALYCIASMLVVTAQSFETLLLARALQGLGTSATRVIATSIVRDCYAGRRMASVMSLAMMVFISVPIIAPSFGQAVMLLTQWRGIFIVLMLYGVLALLWSALRMPETLPISKRKSLAIRDVLGAFRQTVINRQTLGYALAAGGVQGSLFGFVFSSQQIFTGIYKLGNYFPMAFAAIAIGIAIAGFLNARFVGRLGMRVISHSALVGFVAVAGIMLVAAKAQMLPLPLFIVLAALMMFVFGLIFSNFTALAMEPQGHIAGTASSLYGSITTLLGIGIGTVIGQDYDGTLLPFATGFFLCALAALAVVAVVEKGRLFTPHRMAD